The following are encoded in a window of Lactobacillus acidophilus genomic DNA:
- a CDS encoding FMN-dependent dehydrogenase has protein sequence MSKENKSDVVTGASETLDASMLENKKTTSPWPGPQGMIPVTSGNADDANVHNRHYLDRLLVEMRVIDAVEPDLTTTIFGKKYASPLMPAALSHLNKILDDKNRKPMQEKAIAARELNLLNWIGMETNEEYSEIVAEGGDTIRIIKPFADPQKIMGEIKFAEDHGAVAVGIDIDHIAGENGKYDVVDGIPLGSIRMDDLKKYAASTELPFIAKGVLSVADALKARQAGCKAIVVSHHHGRVPFGIPPLSILPEIKKALIGSGMQIFVDGSLMSGYDAYKALALGADAVLIGRGILPEVLKNGTEATKNKLQKMNEQLSEMMLYTGIKDMNSFDPTVLHFEK, from the coding sequence ATGAGCAAAGAAAATAAAAGTGATGTAGTAACTGGTGCATCTGAAACTCTTGATGCTTCAATGTTAGAAAATAAAAAAACAACTAGTCCATGGCCTGGTCCTCAAGGAATGATCCCTGTAACTAGCGGTAATGCAGATGATGCCAATGTTCATAATCGGCATTATTTGGACAGATTGCTAGTAGAAATGAGGGTTATTGATGCAGTAGAACCTGATTTAACTACTACAATTTTTGGCAAAAAGTATGCTTCTCCATTGATGCCTGCTGCTTTGTCACATTTGAACAAAATATTAGATGATAAAAATAGAAAACCAATGCAGGAAAAAGCCATTGCTGCACGTGAATTAAATTTACTTAACTGGATTGGAATGGAAACTAATGAAGAATATAGTGAAATAGTTGCTGAAGGTGGAGATACCATTAGAATTATTAAGCCATTTGCTGATCCTCAGAAGATTATGGGTGAAATTAAATTTGCTGAAGATCATGGTGCTGTAGCAGTAGGAATCGATATCGATCATATTGCAGGTGAAAATGGTAAGTATGATGTAGTTGATGGTATTCCTTTGGGTTCTATTAGGATGGATGATTTAAAGAAATATGCTGCAAGTACGGAATTACCATTTATTGCTAAAGGTGTGTTGTCAGTGGCAGATGCATTGAAGGCTCGTCAAGCTGGCTGTAAGGCAATTGTTGTCTCTCATCACCATGGCCGTGTTCCGTTTGGTATTCCACCTTTGTCAATTTTGCCTGAGATTAAGAAGGCTTTGATAGGTAGTGGGATGCAAATTTTTGTGGATGGTTCTTTAATGAGTGGATATGATGCATATAAGGCTTTAGCGCTTGGTGCTGATGCTGTTTTGATCGGTAGAGGTATTTTACCAGAAGTGCTTAAAAACGGCACAGAGGCTACGAAAAACAAACTACAAAAGATGAATGAACAATTATCCGAAATGATGCTGTATACCGGTATTAAGGATATGAATTCATTTGATCCCACAGTACTTCATTTTGAAAAATAA
- the fba gene encoding class II fructose-1,6-bisphosphate aldolase codes for MAYFVNGNEIFREARKHHYAVGAYNTNNLEWTRAELRAAEETRTPLLIQVSTGAAKYMGGYKFVKDMVEDQMDSMNISVPVILNLDHGDFESAKECIALGYSSVMFDGHALPTEENLAKTKEIIKLAHERGISVEAEIGKIGENQGGGELASVEDAKAFVEAGVDKLACGIGNIHGVYPADWKGLNFDRLKEIAEAVPETPLVLHGGSGIPEDQIKKAIQLGISKVNINTEFQLAFQEATRKYIEEGKDEDKANKGYDPRKLLLPGTEAITDKMKEMIAWLGTKTIDDELKDASFDRSSLNEE; via the coding sequence ATGGCTTATTTTGTAAATGGTAACGAAATCTTCAGAGAAGCTCGTAAACACCACTACGCTGTAGGTGCTTACAACACTAACAACTTGGAATGGACTCGTGCAGAATTACGTGCTGCAGAAGAAACTAGAACTCCACTTTTGATCCAAGTTTCAACTGGTGCTGCTAAGTACATGGGTGGCTATAAGTTCGTTAAGGACATGGTTGAAGACCAAATGGACTCAATGAACATCTCTGTTCCAGTTATCTTAAACTTGGACCACGGTGACTTTGAATCAGCTAAGGAATGTATTGCACTTGGTTACTCATCAGTTATGTTTGATGGTCACGCACTTCCAACTGAAGAAAACTTGGCTAAGACTAAGGAAATTATCAAGTTGGCTCACGAACGCGGTATTTCTGTTGAAGCTGAAATTGGTAAGATCGGTGAAAACCAAGGCGGCGGTGAATTAGCTTCTGTTGAAGATGCTAAGGCATTCGTTGAAGCTGGTGTTGACAAGCTTGCTTGTGGTATTGGTAACATCCACGGTGTTTACCCAGCAGACTGGAAGGGTCTTAACTTCGATCGTTTGAAGGAAATTGCTGAAGCTGTTCCTGAAACTCCACTTGTACTTCACGGTGGTTCAGGTATTCCTGAAGACCAAATCAAGAAGGCTATCCAACTTGGTATTTCAAAGGTTAACATCAACACTGAATTCCAATTAGCATTCCAAGAAGCAACTCGTAAGTACATCGAAGAAGGCAAGGACGAAGACAAGGCTAACAAGGGTTACGACCCACGTAAGTTGTTATTGCCAGGTACTGAAGCAATCACTGACAAGATGAAGGAAATGATTGCTTGGTTAGGTACTAAGACTATCGATGACGAACTTAAGGATGCTTCATTCGACCGTTCATCATTGAACGAAGAATAA